A genome region from Ignavibacteria bacterium includes the following:
- a CDS encoding 2-hydroxyglutaryl-CoA dehydratase, with protein MNNNRYIAGVDVGTRMTKCAILDSQTEKVISTATILTRHNLALASEKVLQEACNSISLSQKEIFYIASTGYGRYQASMRQIQITDITCHAMGAKFLFPNTKNILDVGAQNAKAMRVDENGRVVKFKMNDKCASGAGSFLERVAKGLELQLDEVGTLSLRSKDPQPISSICAVLAESEVINLVTSGYPVEDILMGAHLSISDRIVAMLRQVGIEGEVTLTGGITKNVGMVKALEQKLGVKLNVNAQSEYAGAIGACVLVKKRLQKMGMTSVN; from the coding sequence ATGAATAACAATCGCTACATCGCCGGCGTTGATGTCGGCACACGAATGACGAAATGCGCAATACTCGATAGTCAAACTGAAAAAGTAATTTCGACTGCAACGATTCTCACACGGCACAATCTTGCGCTCGCTTCAGAAAAAGTTTTGCAAGAAGCGTGCAACTCAATTTCACTTTCACAAAAAGAAATTTTTTATATCGCTTCCACTGGTTATGGAAGATATCAAGCATCAATGCGGCAAATTCAAATCACCGATATTACGTGTCATGCGATGGGAGCAAAATTTCTTTTTCCGAACACTAAAAACATTCTCGACGTTGGTGCGCAAAATGCAAAAGCAATGCGCGTTGATGAAAATGGTCGCGTGGTGAAATTTAAAATGAATGACAAATGCGCATCGGGCGCGGGAAGTTTTTTGGAGCGTGTTGCGAAAGGACTTGAGTTGCAACTCGATGAAGTCGGAACGCTTTCGCTTCGTTCCAAAGATCCGCAGCCGATTAGTTCGATTTGCGCTGTGCTTGCAGAATCGGAAGTTATCAATCTCGTAACGAGCGGTTATCCCGTCGAAGATATTTTGATGGGCGCGCATCTTTCTATTTCGGATAGAATTGTTGCAATGCTGCGGCAAGTGGGAATCGAAGGGGAAGTAACGCTCACCGGCGGAATTACAAAAAATGTGGGAATGGTAAAAGCACTTGAACAAAAACTCGGAGTGAAATTGAATGTGAACGCTCAATCCGAATATGCCGGAGCGATTGGCGCGTGTGTGTTGGTGAAAAAGCGTTTGCAAAAAATGGGAATGACAAGTGTAAATTGA
- a CDS encoding 2-hydroxyglutaryl-CoA dehydratase, with product MLVAGVDVGSTQTKAIILNENSDIVARGIVNTGANVVKAAEKAFQLARQNAKLEEWEVAFTVGTGYGRYKVPFGDAQITEISCHARGATFLFPNTRTILDIGGQDTKGIRINEKGEVIDFCMNDKCAAGTGRFLSASADVMGISLDELGDVALQSTIPLRITNVCTVFVETEIMNHLSKGRKGEDILAGVHQSISARSVSLLRRVGLEAEITFTGGVSKNKGMVFALEEKLGMKINVCDDSQYNGAIGAALFALERAKAHHDGQELNESKIISKQQQHATV from the coding sequence ATGTTAGTCGCTGGAGTTGACGTCGGTTCAACACAAACAAAAGCAATTATACTCAACGAAAATTCTGACATCGTTGCGCGCGGAATCGTGAACACGGGCGCGAACGTTGTCAAAGCCGCAGAGAAAGCATTTCAACTTGCGCGGCAAAATGCAAAGTTGGAAGAATGGGAAGTTGCGTTCACGGTCGGCACGGGATACGGTCGTTACAAAGTTCCGTTCGGAGACGCGCAGATAACGGAAATTTCCTGTCATGCGCGCGGTGCAACATTTTTATTTCCGAACACGCGCACCATTCTCGACATTGGGGGACAAGACACCAAAGGAATTCGCATCAACGAAAAAGGCGAAGTGATCGATTTTTGTATGAACGACAAATGCGCCGCAGGAACGGGACGATTTCTTTCCGCTTCTGCTGACGTGATGGGAATTTCGCTCGATGAACTTGGAGACGTTGCGCTTCAATCAACAATTCCGTTGCGCATTACCAATGTTTGCACGGTATTTGTCGAAACGGAAATTATGAATCATCTTTCCAAAGGTCGAAAAGGTGAAGATATTCTTGCGGGAGTTCATCAATCCATTTCAGCGCGTTCGGTGAGTTTGCTTCGTCGTGTTGGACTGGAAGCGGAAATTACGTTCACCGGCGGCGTTTCCAAAAATAAAGGAATGGTGTTTGCGCTTGAAGAAAAATTAGGAATGAAAATCAATGTATGCGATGATTCACAATATAACGGAGCAATCGGTGCGGCACTGTTTGCGCTTGAACGGGCAAAGGCGCATCACGATGGACAAGAATTGAACGAAAGCAAAATTATTTCAAAGCAACAACAACACGCAACTGTATGA